The following proteins come from a genomic window of Sesamum indicum cultivar Zhongzhi No. 13 linkage group LG10, S_indicum_v1.0, whole genome shotgun sequence:
- the MT gene encoding metallothionein-like protein 4B, which yields MADMRGSGVVCDDRCGCPSPCPGGIACRCSTGGGDDTTTEHKQCTCGEHCGCNPCTCSKSEIRGTGKAFCRCGTGCTCPTCAA from the exons ATGGCGGATATGAGAGGAAGCGGCGTTGTGTGCGATGACAGGTGTGGCTGTCCATCTCCCTGCCCTGGTGGCATCGCTTGTAG GTGCTCAACAGGGGGCGGGGATGATACGACAACGGAGCACAAGCAGTGCACCTGCGGGGAACACTGCGGGTGCAACCCCTGCACCTGTTCCAAGTCGGAAATCAGGGGGACTGGGAAGGCCTTTTGCAGGTGTGGTACTGGCTGCACCTGTCCAACATGCGCTGCTTGA